The following are encoded together in the Pseudomonas maumuensis genome:
- the atpD gene encoding F0F1 ATP synthase subunit beta produces the protein MSSGRIVQIIGAVIDVEFPRDAVPSVYNALKVQGAETTLEVQQQLGDGVVRTIAMGSTEGLKRGLDVVDTKAAISVPVGKATLGRIMDVLGNPIDEAGPIGEEERRGIHQPAPSFADQAGGNDLLETGIKVIDLVCPFAKGGKVGLFGGAGVGKTVNMMELIRNIAMEHSGYSVFAGVGERTREGNDFYHEMKDSNVLDKVALVYGQMNEPPGNRLRVALTGLTMAEKFRDEGNDVLLFVDNIYRYTLAGTEVSALLGRMPSAVGYQPTLAEEMGVLQERITSTKEGSITSVQAVYVPADDLTDPSPATTFAHLDATVVLSRDIASLGIYPAVDPLDSTSRQLDPNVIGTEHYDTARGVQYVLQRYKELKDIIAILGMDELSEADKQLVARARKIQRFLSQPFFVAEVFTGSPGKYVSLKDTIAGFSGILKGDYDHLPEQAFYMVGSIDEAIEKAKKL, from the coding sequence ATGAGTAGCGGACGTATCGTTCAAATCATCGGCGCCGTCATCGACGTGGAATTCCCACGTGATGCCGTGCCGAGTGTTTACAACGCGCTGAAAGTACAAGGCGCGGAAACCACCCTGGAAGTTCAGCAGCAGCTGGGCGACGGCGTGGTTCGTACCATTGCGATGGGCTCGACCGAAGGTCTGAAGCGTGGTCTGGATGTCGTCGACACCAAGGCTGCCATCTCGGTACCCGTCGGCAAGGCAACCCTGGGCCGTATCATGGACGTCCTGGGCAACCCGATCGACGAAGCTGGCCCGATCGGCGAAGAAGAGCGTCGCGGTATCCACCAGCCAGCGCCTTCGTTCGCTGACCAGGCAGGCGGCAACGACCTGCTGGAAACCGGCATCAAGGTTATCGACCTGGTCTGCCCGTTCGCCAAGGGTGGTAAGGTTGGTCTGTTCGGTGGTGCCGGCGTCGGCAAGACCGTCAACATGATGGAACTGATCCGTAACATCGCCATGGAACACAGCGGTTACTCCGTGTTCGCTGGTGTGGGTGAGCGTACTCGTGAGGGTAACGACTTCTACCACGAGATGAAGGACTCCAACGTTCTCGACAAGGTAGCGCTGGTCTACGGTCAGATGAACGAGCCACCAGGAAACCGTCTGCGCGTAGCGCTGACCGGCCTGACCATGGCTGAGAAGTTCCGTGACGAAGGTAACGACGTTCTGCTGTTCGTCGACAACATCTATCGTTACACCCTGGCCGGTACCGAAGTATCCGCACTGCTGGGCCGTATGCCTTCGGCAGTAGGCTACCAGCCGACCCTGGCCGAAGAGATGGGCGTTCTGCAAGAGCGTATCACTTCGACCAAGGAAGGTTCGATCACCTCCGTCCAGGCCGTATACGTACCTGCGGACGACCTGACCGACCCGTCGCCAGCGACCACCTTCGCCCACTTGGACGCCACCGTCGTTCTGTCCCGTGACATCGCTTCCCTGGGTATCTACCCAGCGGTCGACCCACTGGACTCGACTTCGCGCCAGCTGGACCCGAACGTGATCGGCACCGAGCACTACGACACCGCTCGTGGCGTTCAGTATGTTCTGCAGCGCTACAAAGAGCTGAAGGACATCATCGCGATCCTGGGTATGGACGAACTGTCCGAAGCCGACAAGCAACTGGTTGCCCGCGCTCGTAAGATCCAGCGCTTCCTGTCGCAGCCGTTCTTCGTGGCCGAAGTCTTCACCGGCTCGCCAGGCAAGTACGTTTCGCTCAAGGACACCATCGCTGGCTTCAGCGGCATCCTCAAAGGTGACTACGACCACCTGCCAGAACAAGCGTTCTACATGGTCGGCAGCATCGACGAAGCGATCGAGAAAGCCAAGAAACTGTAA
- a CDS encoding F0F1 ATP synthase subunit epsilon — protein MAMTVHCDIVSAEGEIFSGLVEMVVAHGNLGDLGIAPGHAPLITNLKPGPITLTKQGGTQEVYYISGGFLEVQPNMVKVLADTVQRAADLDEAQAQEALKAAENALNTKGSDFDYGAAAARLAEAAAQLRTVQQLRKGK, from the coding sequence ATGGCTATGACAGTCCATTGCGATATCGTCAGCGCGGAAGGAGAAATCTTCTCCGGCCTGGTCGAGATGGTAGTTGCGCACGGTAACCTGGGTGATCTTGGTATCGCTCCGGGCCACGCGCCGCTGATCACCAATCTCAAGCCTGGTCCGATCACGCTGACCAAGCAGGGTGGCACTCAGGAGGTGTACTACATCTCCGGTGGCTTCCTCGAAGTGCAGCCGAACATGGTCAAGGTTCTTGCCGACACCGTGCAGCGCGCTGCCGACCTGGACGAAGCTCAAGCTCAGGAAGCCCTCAAGGCTGCCGAGAACGCTCTGAACACGAAAGGCTCGGACTTCGACTACGGTGCTGCTGCCGCACGTCTGGCCGAAGCTGCAGCTCAGCTGCGTACTGTCCAGCAATTGCGCAAGGGCAAGTAA